tatatatatatatatatatatatatatatatatatatatatatatatactgtatatattcattaaatgctaaagtTTTTTTGGCGTCAGTTATTTTGAGACAATATTTCGCCAGTTTTCTCATTTTTGTCTTGTCATCAGGGCTAGAATTTTGCAAGACAAGAAGAaatttgttatactgtatttaTTCAATTTTTGCTGACAGCTGTTTCAGCTAATACCTAATGGTTTTCATCAGGGCATacctttagcatttaatgaaaattgccaaAGAGAACGACGATACCCCaagagcatatatgtatatataccttttgaTTAGTAATCCCTTTCAGACAAATACTATCAAAACTTCTTATCCTTCAGATATAGTATTTTTATTGTAGTTCTTTATATTTTTAGGGTGTTCAACAAAAGCTGGTTTAATGTCATACTCGTAGAATAGAGCTTAGTATTGTGTtgactctaattctttatttctgtTTTTGGTTGAGAGCACATCTGTTGCCCCAAATGGTTAATTCTCAGGGTTCTAGGGCTTTCGGTATATTCTTTCTTTATTGATTAAATGTGTAAACCTGTGTCTTGTTTCACTTTTGGGTTTCTTGGAAACCTCAGTAGTTAGTTCACTGCCTTGTCATAATCTggtataaaagaaaatgtaaaatatctttGTTTTTCCAATCTCTAAAACTGCTTCTGTAGTGTTCATTACTTTGGTCCACAGAAGGTAATGTATCACTTGCTTTAGTTCACAGCTGTCATTTCAATTTTTGATGTTAGTTGGATCTGTAAGTTAAGTTTCACCATTTTGCAGACGATGACCACctcttttaagaatttagatatgtttatatgtaatgCACTTATGTCAATATGTCTTCAGTGTATTGTTCAGCTTTAGGAAACAATAGATTTTTTAAATGTTTGATGATAAATTAGTTGAAGGTCCACATGGATTTGAgtgttattttctttaattttcaaaccACTTTTAAAACTATTAATGAATTAAGAAATCTGAGTTacagcaattttatttttttttatttcagcctcCAGTATCACAGCAATTCATCCCATCCAGACcagctcctcctccaccaccacctccgAGCTTCCAGCAAACGAACGACTTGTCATTCAGGCAACCACAGATCATCACATCCCAGAATCCCTTTACTAATCCCAATGGCTTTGGATCCCCTCGTCCTGATTCGATAATCACCATATCCCAGGGGCCTCCTCAACAACAATCAAGACCTAATCCCCCTAGGCCATCgcctcagtcccttcctcctccacAGAGCTTCTCGTCTCCACAGCAGTTCACACCAACACAATCACCTTTCCCTCCACCTTTAATTGGGCCCAATTCCAATAACATTATTGGCATGACACCTCCACCTCCCCCTGCACCCACCCCTCCACCTACCCCGCCTCCTACTTTACCCCCCATCCCAACTCAGGCTACTGTGATAGTAAGGCAACCTACAACCATAGGCGCCCTGGTTCCAATCACAGCACGCCCTAGCCGGCCACTGGCGCCACCCTCCTCCAATGCCTTGGATGACTTGCTCGTGAACCCTGTGCCTTCT
Above is a window of Palaemon carinicauda isolate YSFRI2023 chromosome 6, ASM3689809v2, whole genome shotgun sequence DNA encoding:
- the LOC137643338 gene encoding uncharacterized protein, with translation MTISRATGSPLIKSPVKLPKVLNNFHHYILFRNNVYLCIDPFSPQKRLYGGVIHFFNRFPQRPFSRPLASLFDFGRPPRPRPQRPPSRPPPPPPPPPPQPLPTLSISISPSLALVQVFNKSWFNVILKSELQQFYFFLFQPPVSQQFIPSRPAPPPPPPPSFQQTNDLSFRQPQIITSQNPFTNPNGFGSPRPDSIITISQGPPQQQSRPNPPRPSPQSLPPPQSFSSPQQFTPTQSPFPPPLIGPNSNNIIGMTPPPPPAPTPPPTPPPTLPPIPTQATVIVRQPTTIGALVPITARPSRPLAPPSSNALDDLLVNPVPSLNAGILPLANEKPSETQLFPPFT